One stretch of Arthrobacter polaris DNA includes these proteins:
- a CDS encoding FUSC family protein — MSATSSVTATFKKSLRLDFSQSDPVVAARNAVGIAVPLVIGVAIGSIPIAVFGGVGAMFAAFADRPGSYRVRFSRMGMTSLAAGIGGGLSVLTSHSVLLSLLLIAVFSFTSGMLLALGPVVAQIGIAGTAVAIVLNRFELPPASALGIGAVVVAAGLLQSLLAIAGWPIHRHAPERAVLGAVYEALAQRTRSPHPKMMIPXGGAKLEAARATITGFGHGHGPSMQSYRGLLDEAERIRLEVIALAYCLERFERVERTTQAQAVHALLLAAGRVLDSVAESLRKGKVFDDSVMESVAESVERLRDIIGDHPDSPTGRFASLHARALAGQLRACARMVTPGAVEGRIAEKPITVGGIRVAVQAPXDTLRANLRLDSAIFRHAVRLAVLVTATDGLARLLPTGTRGYWISLMVLLLLRPDFASTLLRTSARLAGTLVGLGIGTAATFLVGSGNPYALIALVVIFVFGVRISGTPNAXFMSIWIAAYLVALLDLSGIPSSDVVLPRLLDTVLAGVLAVAATVVWPAWERSYLPVRLAELLAAYRRYLAAVSDPAAGKARIDAARIAARLARSNAQTSLDRTPAEPVAGRATQYVGEGLLVQSHLFIQAAMVIDAARLSVSAAKAPVEQVLAPLEPFVANATTTLMACEAAVLAGTPARRAVNMRDSYTALAQSLPAGSPHSDVVQPAILDAADRIANSVDTMVHLLRERSTAVKDSTAVKE, encoded by the coding sequence GTGTCAGCTACCTCTTCAGTCACCGCGACGTTCAAGAAGTCCTTGCGGCTGGATTTTTCCCAGTCGGACCCTGTGGTGGCCGCGCGCAACGCCGTCGGGATCGCCGTGCCGCTGGTGATCGGGGTGGCGATCGGGAGTATTCCCATCGCTGTCTTTGGCGGGGTCGGGGCCATGTTTGCGGCCTTTGCCGACAGGCCCGGAAGCTACCGAGTGCGGTTCTCTCGCATGGGTATGACGTCCCTGGCTGCCGGCATTGGTGGCGGTTTGTCGGTGCTGACCTCGCACTCGGTACTGCTCTCGCTCCTGCTGATCGCGGTGTTTTCCTTCACCAGTGGCATGCTCTTGGCGCTGGGGCCCGTGGTGGCCCAAATTGGCATCGCCGGCACGGCGGTGGCCATTGTGCTGAACAGGTTTGAGCTTCCGCCCGCCAGCGCGCTGGGAATCGGCGCCGTGGTGGTTGCCGCTGGGTTGCTGCAAAGCCTGCTGGCCATTGCTGGCTGGCCGATTCACCGGCACGCACCCGAAAGGGCGGTTCTNGGGGCGGTCTATGAAGCGCTAGCACAGCGTACCCGCTCGCCGCATCCGAAAATGATGATACCGNNGGGTGGCGCCAAACTCGAAGCTGCGCGGGCCACGATCACAGGCTTTGGCCATGGCCACGGACCCAGCATGCAGTCCTACCGCGGCCTGCTGGATGAGGCCGAGCGGATCCGGCTGGAAGTCATTGCCTTGGCCTACTGCCTTGAACGCTTCGAACGGGTGGAGCGCACTACGCAGGCTCAGGCCGTCCATGCGCTGCTGTTGGCAGCCGGGAGGGTCCTTGATTCTGTGGCCGAATCCCTGCGCAAGGGCAAGGTGTTCGATGACTCCGTGATGGAATCGGTCGCGGAATCGGTGGAACGGCTCCGGGACATCATCGGTGACCACCCCGATTCGCCAACGGGCAGGTTCGCCTCCCTGCATGCCCGAGCATTAGCCGGCCAGCTGCGCGCCTGCGCACGCATGGTAACTCCCGGCGCCGTGGAGGGACGGATCGCTGAAAAGCCCATAACGGTGGGCGGGATCAGGGTGGCCGTCCAGGCCCCTTTNGACACGCTGCGCGCCAACTTGCGGCTGGACTCGGCCATTTTCCGGCACGCCGTCCGGCTGGCCGTTCTTGTGACCGCCACGGACGGGCTTGCCCGGCTGCTGCCAACTGGCACCCGCGGATACTGGATCTCACTGATGGTCTTATTGCTGTTGCGTCCCGACTTTGCCTCGACGCTGCTGCGCACCAGTGCCCGNCTGGCCGGGACCCTGGTNGGGCTGGGCATCGGCACTGCGGCCACGTTCCTGGTGGGCAGCGGGAACCCGTATGCGCTGATTGCCCTGGTCGTCATCTTTGTGTTTGGTGTCAGGATCTCCGGCACGCCCAACGCGTTNTTCATGAGTATCTGGATCGCCGCCTACTTGGTGGCACTGCTGGATCTGTCAGGCATTCCCTCATCGGACGTGGTGTTGCCGCGCCTTTTAGACACCGTGCTAGCCGGCGTGCTGGCTGTGGCCGCCACCGTTGTTTGGCCTGCCTGGGAGCGCAGCTACCTGCCGGTGCGGCTCGCCGAGCTGCTGGCTGCTTACCGGCGCTACCTGGCGGCCGTCTCGGATCCGGCTGCGGGCAAGGCCCGCATCGACGCGGCCAGAATTGCTGCCCGGCTGGCCCGTTCCAACGCCCAAACGTCCCTGGACAGGACNCCGGCCGAACCCGTGGCTGGCCGGGCCACGCAATATGTAGGGGAGGGCCTGCTGGTCCAAAGTCACCTGTTCATTCAGGCCGCCATGGTCATTGACGCGGCCCGGCTGTCCGTCTCGGCGGCGAAAGCACCGGTGGAGCAGGTCCTGGCGCCGCTGGAACCNTTTGTTGCCAACGCGACCACAACGCTCATGGCTTGTGAGGCGGCCGTGCTGGCCGGAACTCCTGCCCGTCGTGCTGTGAACATGCGGGACTCTTACACCGCCCTTGCGCAAAGCCTGCCAGCGGGTTCGCCGCACTCCGATGTGGTTCAGCCAGCCATTCTTGATGCTGCGGACAGGATCGCGAACTCGGTAGACACCATGGTTCACTTGCTGCGCGAGCGCTCCACCGCCGTTAAAGACTCCACCGCCGTTAAAGAGTAG
- a CDS encoding acyl-CoA carboxylase subunit epsilon: MIAQEDSHEPGQTHAAEPLLSVTRGNPTSEELAAVTAVVLALAGGAQNEVSRTPNRHWARRAQLHLPPQPGAGAWRRSGR; the protein is encoded by the coding sequence GTGATCGCCCAAGAAGACTCCCACGAGCCCGGCCAAACCCACGCAGCGGAACCGCTGCTCTCGGTGACCCGAGGCAATCCCACTTCTGAGGAGCTTGCCGCAGTGACCGCCGTGGTGCTTGCTTTGGCCGGCGGTGCGCAGAACGAAGTGAGCAGGACCCCAAACCGGCATTGGGCGCGGCGGGCCCAGCTACACCTGCCGCCCCAGCCCGGCGCCGGCGCTTGGCGGCGTTCGGGCCGTTAA
- a CDS encoding acyl-CoA carboxylase subunit beta, translating to MSHDLSTTAGKIADFRDRLAHAAMPSGXAAVERQHAKGKXTARERIDLLVDPDSFVEFDALAVHRSHAFGMEKKKPLGDGVVSGYGTVDGRLVAVYSQDFSVYGGSLSQVNGEKIVKVQEFALRNGCPVVGINDGGGARIQEGVASLAMFADIFRNNVHASGVVPQISLIMGPCAGGAAYPALTDYVVMVDKTSHMFITGPDVIKTVTGEDVDMETXGGARQHNSTTGTSTYLATDEADAIEFVRELLDFLPSNNLAEAPVTEHEQELEHSDGDLALDTLIPDSANHPYSMLTVVESILDDGHFLEMQALYAXNVMIGYGRIEGHTVGIVANQPMQFAGTLDINASEKAARFVRHCDAFNIPIITLVDVPGFLPGKDQEFQGIIRRGAKLLYAYAEATVPKLTVITRKAYGGAYIVMGSKKLGADLNLAWPTAQIGVMGAQGAVNILYRRDLAAVAADGGDVEARRGEIVRDYEDELLNPYQAAELGYVDAVIAPSDTRIQLIKGLRALRDKRASLPAKKHGNIPL from the coding sequence ATGAGCCACGATCTATCAACGACAGCAGGCAAAATTGCCGATTTTCGCGACCGTTTGGCTCACGCAGCAATGCCTTCCGGGNAAGCCGCGGTTGAAAGGCAGCACGCCAAGGGTAAANACACCGCCCGTGAACGCATCGATTTGCTCGTTGATCCGGACTCTTTTGTTGAGTTTGATGCTCTTGCTGTGCACCGCTCGCACGCTTTTGGCATGGAGAAGAAGAAGCCGCTGGGCGACGGCGTCGTCTCTGGATATGGCACCGTCGATGGCCGCCTTGTTGCCGTCTATAGCCAAGACTTCAGCGTCTATGGTGGCTCGCTGAGCCAGGTCAACGGGGAAAAGATCGTCAAGGTCCAGGAGTTTGCCTTGCGCAACGGCTGCCCCGTGGTGGGCATCAACGATGGCGGCGGTGCCCGGATCCAAGAAGGTGTTGCATCGCTGGCCATGTTCGCGGACATTTTCCGCAACAATGTCCACGCCTCCGGTGTTGTTCCGCAGATCTCCCTCATCATGGGTCCCTGCGCAGGAGGCGCAGCATACCCCGCACTGACGGACTACGTGGTCATGGTGGATAAGACCTCCCACATGTTCATCACTGGCCCCGACGTGATCAAGACGGTCACGGGCGAGGACGTGGACATGGAAACCNTTGGCGGTGCCCGCCAGCACAACTCCACCACGGGAACCTCAACGTACCTGGCCACGGATGAAGCCGATGCCATCGAGTTTGTGCGCGAACTTCTTGACTTCCTGCCCTCCAACAACTTGGCCGAGGCACCCGTCACGGAGCACGAGCAGGAATTGGAGCATAGCGACGGCGACCTCGCCTTGGATACGTTGATCCCGGACTCGGCCAACCACCCATACAGCATGCTCACCGTGGTTGAGTCGATCCTGGACGACGGGCATTTCCTGGAGATGCAGGCACTGTATGCCNCCAACGTCATGATCGGCTACGGCCGCATTGAGGGTCACACTGTGGGAATTGTTGCTAACCAGCCCATGCAGTTTGCCGGCACCCTTGACATCAACGCCTCGGAAAAGGCTGCCCGCTTTGTCCGCCATTGCGACGCTTTCAACATCCCCATCATCACCTTGGTTGATGTCCCTGGCTTCTTGCCCGGCAAGGACCAGGAGTTCCAGGGCATCATCCGCCGTGGCGCCAAGTTGCTCTACGCTTACGCCGAGGCCACCGTGCCCAAGCTGACCGTGATCACCCGTAAGGCCTACGGTGGCGCCTACATTGTCATGGGTTCGAAGAAGCTCGGCGCTGACTTGAACCTGGCGTGGCCCACCGCCCAGATCGGCGTCATGGGAGCTCAGGGTGCGGTGAACATCCTGTACCGTCGCGATCTGGCCGCAGTTGCGGCCGACGGCGGCGACGTCGAGGCCCGCCGTGGCGAGATTGTCCGCGACTACGAAGATGAACTCTTGAACCCTTACCAAGCGGCCGAGTTGGGCTACGTTGACGCTGTCATCGCACCCTCAGACACCCGCATTCAGCTGATCAAGGGCCTGCGTGCCCTGCGCGATAAGCGGGCCAGCCTCCCCGCCAAGAAACATGGGAACATTCCGCTGTGA
- a CDS encoding biotin--[acetyl-CoA-carboxylase] ligase — MNGAPPAVNPPGLKESVLKAALMHPQGSFHRVEVVSSSGSTNTDLAADAADXNQYWPDLSVLIADAQPAGKGRMGRSWEVPAGAAMISSVFVRPGEQRPTNLAGSGPPSFAAAGYGWLSILAGVALCESLNALTGVPAELKWPNDVVVRGRKLAGILAQVVPFPVAVPTTAVGLSTQAGPGVVVGVGVNVTSQAHELPSDRATSLLMEGAALAGDASGTAGCGAENLDRNVLLPAYLNKFSALYKEFVAVGGDAQRPLAGGQSVLELAQSHMSTLGQDVRAELPGGTMLHGTAIALGADGGLLIRDAEGRLRFVNAGDVIHLRRTDTDGTVKYA, encoded by the coding sequence ATGAACGGCGCCCCACCTGCAGTGAACCCGCCCGGCCTGAAGGAGTCAGTCCTGAAGGCCGCTTTGATGCACCCTCAAGGCAGCTTTCACCGGGTAGAGGTAGTTAGTTCCTCGGGATCAACCAACACCGATCTGGCTGCGGACGCCGCTGATAANAACCAGTACTGGCCGGACTTGAGTGTCTTGATCGCCGATGCCCAGCCCGCTGGAAAAGGCCGCATGGGTAGGTCGTGGGAGGTGCCAGCGGGCGCTGCCATGATTTCAAGCGTCTTCGTACGCCCAGGGGAACAACGNCCAACAAACCTCGCAGGCAGCGGGCCTCCCAGCTTTGCTGCGGCAGGCTACGGTTGGCTTTCGATTCTTGCCGGAGTGGCCTTGTGCGAATCTTTGAACGCCCTAACCGGTGTTCCTGCGGAACTTAAATGGCCCAACGACGTGGTTGTTCGGGGACGAAAGCTGGCTGGAATTCTTGCCCAGGTGGTGCCTTTCCCTGTGGCTGTACCGACGACGGCGGTGGGGCTCAGCACCCAGGCTGGTCCCGGCGTCGTGGTTGGAGTAGGTGTCAATGTCACTTCCCAAGCACACGAATTGCCTAGTGACCGGGCTACCTCTTTGCTGATGGAAGGCGCGGCCCTGGCAGGTGACGCCAGTGGAACTGCGGGCTGCGGCGCTGAGAACCTGGATAGAAACGTGCTGTTGCCTGCCTATTTGAACAAGTTCTCTGCTCTGTACAAGGAGTTTGTTGCTGTGGGTGGGGATGCGCAGCGGCCCCTAGCTGGCGGGCAAAGCGTACTGGAGTTGGCGCAATCGCACATGAGTACCCTGGGGCAGGACGTGCGGGCGGAACTTCCTGGTGGGACCATGCTCCATGGCACTGCGATCGCTCTGGGTGCCGACGGCGGATTGCTGATTCGCGATGCGGAGGGACGGCTNCGTTTCGTCAACGCCGGNGATGTGATCCACCTGCGCCGTACGGATACCGACGGCACGGTGAAGTATGCATAA
- a CDS encoding PH domain-containing protein: protein MGLLIIFGGSAALGKLQQEPFAQWATGAEAWREPAIVALLVVVIFLQLIYPVRRVLRWSWTRYVLTSQRLLVRRGPLGRIKEIYVLEQVQEVRPVQKWRQKMAGSGDLQLHMYKGPKRSVAEVPELKRFNSEIQHAWTSVFRASIEQTSSRGXYAGEVGMKEKELRKLGRDH from the coding sequence GTGGGACTGCTCATAATCTTTGGCGGTTCTGCCGCGCTGGGCAAACTGCAACAAGAACCCTTTGCTCAATGGGCAACCGGCGCAGAAGCCTGGCGTGAACCTGCCATTGTGGCGCTTCTTGTGGTGGTGATTTTCCTCCAGTTGATCTACCCAGTGCGGCGCGTTTTGCGCTGGAGCTGGACACGCTATGTACTGACCAGCCAGAGGTTGCTGGTGCGTCGTGGGCCCTTGGGCCGCATCAAGGAAATCTATGTTCTGGAACAGGTTCAAGAGGTACGGCCTGTGCAGAAGTGGCGGCAGAAAATGGCCGGTTCCGGAGACTTGCAACTGCACATGTATAAAGGTCCCAAGCGTTCGGTGGCGGAAGTTCCCGAGTTAAAGCGCTTTAATAGTGAAATCCAACATGCTTGGACCAGTGTGTTCCGAGCGTCCATTGAGCAAACATCCTCCCGGGGACNNTACGCTGGTGAAGTTGGGATGAAAGAGAAGGAGCTGCGCAAGCTTGGAAGAGACCATTGA
- a CDS encoding adenylate/guanylate cyclase domain-containing protein produces the protein MEETIDPPEPLLPPASRNQTRALETQLLGGERTLKRRDVAAGVGVSLLSARKIWRAXGFPNXGDEDVAFTERDQEALQIVVTMVREGLLTEETAISVTRSIGQMTDRMAVWQIEALVEDLVVEHGVSDAEARRAVVSELPNLIAPLEELLVYSYRRQLNAGIQRLAVRAEEGLASSELGRDGDEDDAPLPLARAVGFADLVSYTSLSRRMNXKTLARLVQRFENVCSDIISVGGGRLVKTIGDEVLFNCETPVAGAQISLSLAEAMAADDFLPEARVAMVWGRVLSRLGDIYGPTVNLAARLTSLAQPGTVLIDSVTASALTNDDRFILTQLPVENVRGFGEIAPVLLERGKGKGLVVD, from the coding sequence TTGGAAGAGACCATTGATCCACCCGAGCCGCTGTTGCCTCCTGCTTCACGCAATCAAACGCGGGCATTGGAAACACAACTTCTCGGTGGCGAGCGGACGCTCAAGCGTCGAGACGTTGCTGCAGGAGTAGGCGTTTCATTGTTATCGGCACGCAAAATTTGGCGTGCCATNGGGTTTCCCAATTTNGGGGACGAGGACGTTGCCTTCACCGAACGCGACCAAGAAGCCTTGCAAATTGTTGTCACCATGGTTCGCGAGGGCCTGCTGACGGAGGAAACAGCCATCTCAGTGACCCGTTCCATTGGCCAGATGACTGACAGGATGGCGGTCTGGCAGATTGAGGCGCTTGTTGAAGACCTTGTGGTTGAGCACGGCGTCAGCGACGCCGAAGCGCGGCGCGCTGTAGTCTCCGAGTTGCCCAACCTGATTGCCCCGCTTGAAGAGCTTTTGGTGTATTCCTACAGGCGCCAGCTCAATGCCGGCATCCAGCGCCTGGCCGTGCGTGCTGAGGAGGGCTTGGCTTCCAGTGAATTGGGACGTGACGGGGATGAAGATGATGCCCCGTTGCCNCTGGCGCGGGCCGTCGGCTTTGCGGACCTCGTCAGCTACACCTCACTTTCCCGGCGGATGAACGANAAAACCCTTGCCAGGCTGGTGCAGCGGTTTGAAAACGTTTGTTCAGACATCATCAGCGTAGGTGGTGGCCGATTAGTCAAGACCATTGGCGATGAAGTGCTGTTTAACTGTGAAACGCCTGTTGCCGGCGCCCAGATATCGCTTTCGCTGGCCGAGGCCATGGCAGCGGATGACTTCCTGCCCGAAGCCCGTGTGGCCATGGTGTGGGGCAGAGTTCTTTCACGGCTGGGCGATATTTATGGCCCCACAGTGAACTTGGCGGCACGCCTGACATCGCTGGCTCAACCCGGCACTGTGCTGATTGACTCCGTGACAGCCTCTGCGTTGACCAATGACGACAGATTCATTCTCACCCAGCTGCCTGTTGAGAACGTGCGAGGTTTTGGTGAGATCGCACCTGTGCTGCTTGAACGCGGCAAGGGTAAAGGCCTGGTTGTCGATTAG